In the Raphanus sativus cultivar WK10039 unplaced genomic scaffold, ASM80110v3 Scaffold0643, whole genome shotgun sequence genome, one interval contains:
- the LOC108821208 gene encoding 3-deoxy-manno-octulosonate cytidylyltransferase, mitochondrial, whose product MSLSSSSSSSSSSQKTWIVHGILAGTAIAAAIGARAYLSGSRKFRSRVVGIIPARYASSRFEGKPLVKILGKPMIQRTWERSKLASTLDHVVVATDDERIADCCRGFGADVIMTSESCRNGTERCNEALEKLEKKYDVVVNIQGDEPLIEPEIIDGVVKALQLAPDAVFSTAVTSLKPEDGLDPNRVKCVVDNRGYAIYFSRGLIPYNKSGKVNPDFPYMLHLGIQSFDSKFLKVYSELQPTPLQLEEDLEQLKVLENGYKMKVIKVDHEAHGVDTPDDVEKIESLMRERNLL is encoded by the exons ATGTcactctcttcctcttcatcatcatcctcgtCTTCTCAGAAGACATGGATTGTACACGGAATCTTAGCCGGAACAGCGATCGCAGCAGCGATTGGCGCACGTGCCTATCTGAGTGGATCCAGGAAATTCCGGAGCCGGGTCGTCGGGATCATCCCCGCCCGTTACGCTTCCTCTCGATTCGAGGGCAAGCCTCTCGTGAAAATCCTCGGCAAACCCATGATCCAG AGAACTTGGGAGAGATCGAAGTTAGCTTCTACACTTGATCACGTTG TTGTAGCAACGGATGATGAAAGGATTGCGGATTGCTGTCGTGGGTTTGGTGCTGATGTCATCATGACTTCAGAGTCTTGCAGAAACG GTACTGAGCGGTGCAATGAAGCGCTAGAAAAGCTGGAGAAGAAGTATGATGTGGTTGTTAACATTCAAGGAGATGAACCACTCATTGAGCCTGAGATTATAGACGGTGTTGTCAAAGCACTTCAG TTAGCACCTGATGCAGTGTTTAGCACAGCCGTGACTTCATTGAAACCAGAAGACGGACTTGATCCTAACCGAGTCAAGTGTGTGGTAGACAACCGTGGCTACGCTATCTATTTTTCCCGGGGTTTGATTCCTTATAACAA GAGTGGTAAAGTCAATCCAGACTTCCCTTACATGCTTCATCTTGGAATACAG AGCTTTGATTCGAAGTTTCTCAAAGTATACTCGGAGCTTCAACCAACACCATTGCAGCTAGAAGAGGATCTAGAGCAGCTTAAAGTCCTTGAAAATGGCTACAAAATGAAG GTTATAAAGGTGGATCATGAAGCTCATGGAGTTGATACACCTGATGATGTCGAAAAAATTGAATCTTTAATGCGGGAAAGAAACCTCCTCTAG
- the LOC108822936 gene encoding probable histone H2A variant 3 — translation MSGKGAKGLIMGKPSGNEKDKDKKKQPITRSARAGLQFPVGRVHRLLKTRSTAHGRVGATAAVYTAAILEYLTAEVLELAGNASKDLKVKRISPRHLQLAIRGDEELDTLIKGTIAGGGVIPHIHKSLINKSAKE, via the exons atgtcGGGTAAAGGAGCAAAGGGTCTGATTATGGGGAAACCCAGCGGTAACGAGAAAGACAAGGACAAGAAGAAACAACCCATCACCCGTTCCGCTCGAGCTGGTCTTCaa TTCCCTGTAGGAAGGGTGCATCGGCTGTTGAAGACTAGATCCACTGCTCACGGAAGAGTCGGAGCAACTGCAGCTGTTTACACAGCGGCGATACTTGAGTATCTGACCGCAGAAGTCTTGGAGTTGGCTGGTAACGCGAGCAAGGACCTCAAGGTGAAACGTATCTCCCCCAGGCACTTGCAGCTTGCGATTCGTGGAGATGAAGAGCTTGATACTCTTATCAAAGGAACTATAGCTGGTGGTGGTGTCATCCCTCACATCCACAAGTCTCTCATCAACAAATCCGCCAAGGAATAG